A part of Rhipicephalus microplus isolate Deutch F79 chromosome 8, USDA_Rmic, whole genome shotgun sequence genomic DNA contains:
- the LOC119165823 gene encoding uncharacterized protein LOC119165823, giving the protein MPSTQMAVSVVEELFIRVQGASAQDLECLDQRNLPWLPQLGPLPPTKAVQEIGRALEASPSVTVLLSRLSWLHCWLVFRRHIRQWRLFRFGASAQHVDYDTVIGDLSDALQTLTFNTSISVWHDSATYCVSLINNYANPTYQQYRAMFLVLWHGQRYAAAHATTYKELQTLTAALHIALWGEGVELLLEQHADLDTAFSAAQQNIGGSFMYRYDNRTSPLAQRFRHRHLQRSSCQLQVCHVQPR; this is encoded by the exons ATGCCTTCTACCCAGATGGCAGTCAGTGTCGTAGAAGAGCTATTCATCCGTGTCCAGGGAGCGTCGGCGCAAGATCTCGAATGCCTGGACCAACGCAACCTACCCTGGCTACCGCAGCTCGGACCGTTGCCGCCGACAAAAGCCGTCCAGGAAATAGGTCGTGCTCTGGAAGCATCTCCCAGCGTCACTGTCCTCCTCAGCCGTCTCTCGTGGCTCCACTGTTGGCTCGTGTTTAGGCGACATATCCGCcaatggcggctgtttcgcttcgGCGCCTCCGCACAGCACGTCGACTACGATACCGTTATAGGGGACCTGTCGGACGCGCTGCAAACTCTTACTTTCAACACGAGCATCTCTGTGTGGCATGACAGCGCGACGTACTGCGTCTCCCTCATAAACAACTACGCCAATCCCACTTATCAGCAATACAGAGCGATGTTCTTGGTGCTCTGGCACGGTCAGCGATACGCAGCTGCGCACGCCACGACGTACAAGGAACTGCAGACCCTCACGGCAGCCTTGCACATCGCTCTGTGGGGCGAGGGCGTAGAATTGCTTTTGGAACAACACGCTGACCTAGACACCGCTTTCTCGGCGGCTCAGCAAAACATCGGCGGCAGTTTTATGTATCGCTATGATAACAGGACAAGCCCATTGGCACAGCGTTTTCGGCATCGCCACCTGCAAAGGTCGAGCTGTCAACTGCAGGTCTGCCACGTACAGCCAAG GTGA